A stretch of the Clostridium botulinum genome encodes the following:
- a CDS encoding sigma-54 interaction domain-containing protein: protein MEKRQIDNILNKEENAREVLNTILDISYDGIVVVDKNGFITMLSRAYADFLQVDREDVIGEHVTNVIENTRAHIVAKTGIAESAEIQKMRGKYTIATRIPIIQSGEVQGAVGKVLFRDIKDFNLLYNKIRKMETNIRKYNEELRQSNSAIYCFDNIIGDSSKLRKAKDLAKKAALTKSNVLLIGESGTGKELFAHAIHKASDRAYGNFVKVNCAAIPSELLESELFGYEKGSFTGAKKEGKMGKFELANGGTIFLDEIGDMPLHMQAKLLRVLQEKEVEKIGAIVSKCIDVRVIAATNRNLSNMVKEGSFRQDLYYRLNVVTINIPSLRERSNDIVTLTSYLLEKICKKLGKEVQGISSKAMDRLQSYSWYGNIRQLENVIERAVNVVEYDGKIKTEHLPQEITGKITEFSVKKLEDVMSKTEKETILNALRAFNGNKTQTAKALNISRTTLYEKMTKHGILF, encoded by the coding sequence ATGGAAAAACGTCAAATTGATAATATATTAAATAAGGAAGAAAATGCTCGTGAAGTTTTAAATACTATATTGGATATTAGTTATGATGGAATTGTTGTTGTAGATAAAAACGGTTTCATAACTATGTTAAGTAGAGCATATGCAGATTTTCTTCAAGTGGACAGAGAAGATGTTATAGGTGAACATGTTACAAATGTAATTGAAAATACAAGAGCACATATAGTAGCAAAAACAGGAATTGCTGAATCTGCTGAAATTCAAAAAATGAGAGGAAAGTATACTATAGCTACAAGGATACCCATAATTCAAAGTGGTGAGGTTCAGGGGGCTGTAGGAAAAGTTTTATTTAGAGATATAAAAGATTTTAATTTACTTTACAATAAAATTAGAAAAATGGAAACAAATATAAGAAAGTATAATGAAGAACTTAGACAAAGTAATAGTGCTATATATTGTTTTGACAATATAATTGGAGATAGTAGTAAACTTAGAAAAGCAAAAGATTTAGCAAAAAAGGCAGCACTCACAAAATCCAATGTTCTTTTAATTGGTGAAAGTGGAACAGGAAAAGAGCTTTTTGCCCATGCTATTCATAAAGCAAGTGATAGAGCATATGGAAATTTTGTAAAGGTAAATTGTGCAGCTATACCCAGCGAACTCTTAGAATCAGAACTTTTTGGGTACGAAAAAGGTTCTTTTACTGGAGCAAAAAAAGAAGGCAAGATGGGAAAATTTGAATTAGCAAATGGAGGAACTATATTTTTAGATGAAATTGGAGACATGCCATTACATATGCAAGCAAAACTTTTAAGAGTTTTGCAAGAAAAAGAGGTTGAAAAAATAGGTGCTATAGTTTCAAAATGTATAGATGTAAGGGTAATAGCTGCAACTAATAGAAATTTATCTAATATGGTTAAAGAAGGAAGTTTTCGACAAGACTTATATTATAGGTTAAATGTAGTAACTATAAATATACCTTCTCTTAGGGAAAGATCAAACGATATAGTAACACTAACTAGTTATTTATTAGAAAAAATATGTAAAAAGTTAGGTAAAGAGGTGCAAGGTATTAGCAGTAAAGCAATGGATAGACTTCAATCATACAGTTGGTATGGAAATATAAGACAGCTAGAAAATGTTATAGAAAGGGCAGTGAATGTTGTTGAGTATGATGGAAAGATAAAAACAGAACATTTGCCACAAGAGATTACGGGAAAAATAACTGAGTTTTCTGTAAAAAAGTTAGAAGATGTTATGAGCAAAACAGAAAAGGAAACTATATTAAATGCTTTAAGAGCTTTTAATGGAAATAAGACACAAACTGCTAAGGCATTAAATATAAGTAGAACCACTTTATATGAAAAGATGACGAAGCATGGTATATTATTTTAA
- a CDS encoding acyl CoA:acetate/3-ketoacid CoA transferase: MASKVVSIEKAISMIKDGDTLVVSGFVGSAQPEGLSRGAEESFLNTGHPRDLTVFYAAGQGDSKDKGINHYGYEGLVKRVIGGHWALAPKMQKLAIENKIEAYNLPQGTLSQLFRDIAGGRIGTITHVGLKTFVDPRIEGGKLNDVTKEDLVKVINIEGQQRLLYKSIPLDVAFIRGSYADENGNVTLEKEVATTEVLSIVQATKNSGGKVIVQVQKVVKKGTLDPRLVKVPGIYVDAIVIVPEGEEDSWQTFDEPYRDEFCGRAVIPLDSIEAAPLNERKLIARRAAMELPKNAVVNLGIGIPEGVAMVANEEGIGDTMTLTVEAGPIGGVPAGARSFGASINAEAIIDQPYQFDFYDGGGLDAAFLGLAQCDKVGNINVSKFGPKIAGCGGFINITQNSKVVIYCGTFTAGGLKVDIDNGKLVIVQEGKAKKFVDEVEQITFSGEYAMETGQIVKYITERAVFELREEGMVLSEIAPGVDLQKDVLDQMGFKPIIPEDLKLMDERIFKDELMGLK, encoded by the coding sequence ATGGCTTCAAAAGTAGTTAGCATTGAAAAAGCTATTTCAATGATTAAAGATGGAGATACATTAGTTGTTTCTGGTTTTGTAGGATCAGCTCAGCCAGAAGGATTATCAAGAGGAGCAGAAGAAAGTTTTTTAAATACAGGACATCCAAGAGACCTTACGGTATTCTATGCAGCAGGTCAAGGGGATTCTAAAGATAAAGGTATAAATCATTACGGTTATGAAGGACTAGTAAAAAGAGTTATAGGTGGACATTGGGCGTTAGCACCTAAAATGCAAAAGCTTGCAATTGAAAATAAAATAGAGGCATATAATTTACCACAGGGAACATTGTCTCAATTATTTAGAGATATAGCAGGGGGAAGAATAGGAACAATTACACATGTTGGTTTAAAGACATTTGTTGACCCTCGTATTGAAGGTGGAAAATTAAATGATGTAACAAAGGAAGATTTAGTTAAAGTTATTAATATAGAAGGTCAACAAAGATTATTATATAAATCAATTCCATTAGATGTTGCATTTATAAGAGGAAGTTATGCTGATGAAAATGGAAATGTAACTCTTGAAAAAGAAGTAGCTACAACAGAAGTTTTATCAATTGTACAAGCAACTAAAAATTCAGGTGGAAAAGTTATAGTACAAGTTCAGAAAGTAGTTAAGAAAGGTACATTAGATCCTAGACTTGTTAAAGTACCTGGAATATATGTAGATGCTATAGTTATAGTTCCAGAAGGTGAGGAAGATTCTTGGCAAACATTTGATGAACCATATAGAGATGAATTTTGTGGTAGAGCTGTAATTCCATTAGATTCAATAGAGGCAGCTCCACTAAATGAAAGAAAACTTATTGCTAGAAGAGCTGCAATGGAATTACCTAAGAATGCAGTTGTAAACTTAGGGATAGGAATTCCAGAAGGAGTAGCTATGGTAGCTAATGAAGAAGGTATAGGTGATACCATGACGTTAACTGTTGAAGCGGGTCCAATAGGAGGGGTTCCAGCAGGGGCAAGAAGTTTTGGTGCATCAATAAATGCAGAAGCAATAATAGACCAACCATATCAATTTGATTTTTACGATGGTGGTGGACTTGATGCTGCATTTCTAGGACTTGCTCAATGTGATAAAGTTGGGAATATAAATGTTAGTAAGTTTGGACCTAAGATTGCTGGTTGTGGTGGATTCATAAACATAACTCAAAATTCTAAAGTAGTTATTTATTGCGGAACATTTACAGCTGGTGGATTAAAAGTTGATATAGATAATGGTAAATTAGTTATAGTACAAGAAGGTAAGGCTAAAAAATTTGTAGATGAAGTTGAACAGATTACGTTCAGTGGAGAATATGCAATGGAAACTGGTCAAATAGTTAAATATATTACAGAAAGAGCTGTATTTGAATTAAGAGAAGAAGGTATGGTTCTTTCTGAAATAGCACCAGGAGTAGACCTTCAAAAAGATGTTTTAGATCAAATGGGATTTAAGCCAATAATTCCAGAGGATTTGAAATTAATGGATGAAAGAATTTTTAAAGATGAGCTTATGGGACTTAAGTAA
- a CDS encoding Ig-like domain-containing protein: MLKKLILLGVISLSMFISTNANATIFKDNKVVDINKNFTIKFNDIIDSNSLTKDEIIVLDSKENKVKVNLKIGQYSKQIIVQPPNNGYVQGEKYKLIINDKIKSKNNRRLNKNIIMNFSIKENCSDSVNFKDEKLENIIRKK, encoded by the coding sequence ATGTTAAAAAAATTAATATTATTAGGAGTAATTAGTTTATCAATGTTTATATCAACAAATGCTAATGCTACTATATTTAAAGACAATAAAGTGGTGGATATAAACAAAAACTTTACAATAAAGTTTAATGATATAATTGATTCTAATAGTTTAACAAAAGATGAAATCATAGTATTAGACAGTAAAGAAAACAAGGTAAAAGTAAATTTAAAAATAGGGCAATATAGTAAACAAATTATAGTGCAACCACCTAACAATGGTTATGTTCAAGGTGAGAAATATAAGTTAATTATAAATGATAAAATTAAGTCCAAAAATAATAGAAGACTAAATAAGAATATCATTATGAATTTTAGTATTAAGGAGAATTGCAGTGACAGTGTAAATTTTAAAGATGAAAAGTTAGAAAATATTATAAGAAAAAAATAA
- a CDS encoding leucine-rich repeat domain-containing protein, with translation MYLEHNKTTDIGPLANLNNLKGLSLSGNPLSDISPLKNLENLEQLVLNFNKISDIESLRNLKKLNFLMLGNNKIKSIDALKELTNLENLDLEDNQIEDIRPLKNLVKLTSLRLKNNKVKDFSPTKEYYNRLKNKDFILKELERITEDEAIRKAQAVMNSTGVDEAIFKYIFTEIANGKRYYRVITMGIKPYENTRHVYFVDTFSGGVYIPEGEQHIGWDEDLSKVKLIFVGNPNIENIEYNPFKKIIRKKLNKPTGDINEEDLLTIEELDLGSWGIDNIRGIEKLKNLKKLNLGYNPIEDISPLKSLTKLKELNIESTEIQNIEPLKALKKLEKLYISANEVKNIDSLRHLTNLQELDLSSNKINNIDALKGLSKLRKLEINNNLISEIKPLKDLINLNSIEIEGNNISDISGLENLINLIKLDISNNPVNNINAVNKMINLEDLEVSEARLSDISVLKNCVQLNRLVLYGCKITNIDVLKDLPKLDIITLDYNKIRDISALKYLTKLRRISLSNNEISDISALKNLKNLESIMIEHNNISDIEALSKLVKLEELDLSYNKIRDISPLKNLINLKWLRLGKNNIKDYTAIKSYYPKLELKDFEI, from the coding sequence TTGTATTTAGAGCATAATAAAACTACTGATATAGGCCCATTAGCAAATTTAAATAATTTAAAAGGATTAAGCTTAAGTGGGAATCCATTAAGTGATATAAGTCCGTTGAAAAACTTAGAAAATCTTGAGCAATTAGTTCTAAATTTTAATAAGATTTCTGATATAGAATCATTGAGAAATCTAAAGAAATTAAATTTTTTGATGTTAGGAAACAATAAAATAAAGAGTATAGACGCACTTAAGGAGTTAACTAATTTAGAAAATTTAGATTTAGAAGATAACCAAATCGAAGATATTAGACCATTAAAAAATTTAGTGAAGCTAACAAGTCTTAGGTTAAAGAATAATAAGGTTAAGGATTTTTCGCCAACAAAAGAATATTATAATAGGTTAAAAAATAAGGATTTTATATTAAAAGAGCTAGAAAGAATAACTGAAGATGAGGCAATTAGAAAAGCTCAGGCAGTTATGAATTCAACTGGAGTAGATGAAGCAATATTTAAGTATATTTTTACTGAGATAGCAAATGGGAAAAGATATTATCGTGTAATTACTATGGGCATTAAGCCCTATGAAAATACTCGACATGTATATTTTGTTGATACGTTCTCAGGGGGAGTATATATACCAGAAGGAGAACAACATATAGGATGGGATGAAGATTTAAGTAAGGTAAAATTAATATTTGTAGGGAATCCTAATATCGAAAATATTGAATATAATCCATTCAAGAAAATTATAAGAAAGAAATTAAATAAACCTACAGGAGATATTAATGAGGAAGATTTGTTAACAATTGAAGAATTAGATTTAGGATCATGGGGAATAGATAATATTCGTGGTATTGAAAAATTAAAAAATCTAAAAAAACTTAATTTAGGATACAATCCAATTGAAGATATTAGTCCATTAAAGTCTTTGACTAAATTAAAAGAACTTAATATCGAATCTACTGAAATTCAGAATATAGAACCTTTAAAAGCATTAAAAAAATTAGAAAAGTTATATATAAGTGCAAATGAAGTGAAAAATATAGACTCATTAAGACATTTAACAAATTTACAAGAACTAGATTTAAGTTCTAATAAAATAAACAACATAGATGCATTAAAAGGGTTATCAAAGTTGAGAAAATTAGAAATAAATAATAATTTAATTAGTGAAATAAAACCTTTAAAGGATTTAATTAATTTAAATTCAATTGAGATAGAAGGAAATAATATTAGTGATATAAGCGGATTAGAAAATTTAATAAATTTAATAAAACTAGATATATCAAATAATCCTGTGAATAATATAAATGCAGTGAATAAAATGATAAATTTAGAAGATTTAGAAGTAAGCGAGGCCCGCCTTAGTGATATATCAGTGCTAAAAAATTGTGTGCAATTAAACCGTTTAGTGTTATATGGATGTAAAATAACCAATATAGATGTACTGAAAGATTTACCCAAGTTAGATATTATTACATTAGATTATAATAAGATTAGAGACATAAGTGCATTAAAGTATTTAACAAAATTGCGACGAATAAGCTTAAGTAATAATGAAATTAGTGATATATCTGCACTAAAAAATTTAAAAAATTTAGAAAGTATTATGATAGAACATAATAATATTAGTGATATAGAAGCGTTAAGTAAACTAGTTAAACTAGAAGAACTTGATTTGAGTTACAATAAAATTAGAGATATAAGCCCTTTGAAAAACTTGATAAATTTAAAATGGCTTCGTTTAGGTAAAAATAATATTAAGGACTATACAGCTATTAAATCATATTATCCTAAATTGGAATTAAAAGATTTTGAAATTTAG
- the pyrB gene encoding aspartate carbamoyltransferase translates to MLQGKNLIDPMDFSVEELEEIFNLAEEILKNPKKYSKICEGKLLATLFYEPSTRTRLSFEAAMLRLGGRVLGFSDANCSSVSKGESLQDTIKIVSGYTDVIAIRHPEEGSAKIASNASDVPVINAGDGGHQHPTQTLTDLFTIKKLKGNFSNHTIGLCGDLKFGRTVHSLVKALSGYENNKFILISPEELKIPHYIKEFLIERKIQFEEVENLEDVIEDLDVLYMTRVQKERFNNQEEYIRLKDTYVLDEEKMKMSKKDMIVLHPLPRVNEIDIKVDKDNRACYFKQARLGMFARMALIAKLLGVE, encoded by the coding sequence ATGTTACAAGGAAAAAATTTAATTGATCCAATGGATTTTTCAGTAGAAGAATTAGAAGAAATATTTAATTTAGCAGAAGAAATTTTAAAAAATCCTAAAAAATATTCAAAAATTTGTGAAGGAAAATTACTTGCTACTCTTTTTTATGAGCCTAGTACAAGAACAAGATTAAGCTTTGAGGCTGCAATGTTAAGATTAGGTGGAAGAGTGTTAGGTTTTTCAGATGCAAATTGTAGTTCTGTATCTAAAGGAGAAAGTTTACAGGATACCATAAAAATAGTTTCAGGCTATACAGATGTTATAGCAATAAGACACCCAGAAGAGGGATCAGCAAAAATAGCAAGTAATGCGTCAGACGTACCTGTTATAAATGCAGGTGATGGAGGACATCAACATCCAACTCAAACACTTACAGATTTATTTACAATTAAAAAGTTAAAAGGTAACTTTTCAAATCATACAATTGGACTATGCGGAGATTTAAAATTCGGTAGGACAGTTCATTCTTTAGTTAAAGCATTATCCGGATATGAAAATAATAAATTTATTTTGATCTCACCAGAAGAACTAAAAATTCCACATTATATAAAAGAATTTTTAATAGAACGAAAAATACAATTTGAGGAAGTCGAAAATTTAGAAGATGTTATAGAAGATTTAGATGTCCTCTATATGACAAGAGTACAAAAAGAAAGATTTAACAATCAAGAAGAATATATAAGATTAAAGGATACTTATGTGTTAGATGAAGAAAAAATGAAGATGTCAAAGAAAGATATGATAGTTCTTCATCCACTTCCTAGAGTAAATGAAATTGATATAAAAGTAGATAAAGATAATAGAGCTTGTTATTTTAAACAAGCTAGATTAGGAATGTTTGCACGAATGGCTTTAATAGCTAAACTTTTGGGGGTGGAATAA
- a CDS encoding dihydroorotase: MELLIKNVRIVDWAQDFYGDVYIYKNEIYDIGKNLSKKCDVINGKGKVLMPAFIDLHAHFRDPGFTAKEDITTGSKAAAKGGYTTVNLMANTNPVCSDIKMVNYVQDKAKAVGLVDVNQVVSITKDLKGEDISHIDKLPCSTKFVSDDGKGVKDNKVMMEAMVKAKSKGITVISHAESPEMSNMDMRMAENLMTWRDIALSKFTHCKLHMAHVSTKEAINYVREAKEKGAKVTCEVTPHHLALVGEEVYRVNPPIREKDDVDALIKGIKDGTVDVIATDHAPHTEEDKKKGAPGISGIETSFAICYTKLVREESISLNKLSELMSKRPGEIMNLNKGQVTVGFDGDFVLVDLEQEYKIDSDKFVSKGKNTPFNGRTVWGEVVMTIKGGKIVYQK, translated from the coding sequence ATGGAATTATTAATAAAGAATGTAAGAATTGTTGATTGGGCACAAGATTTTTATGGTGATGTTTATATATATAAAAATGAAATTTATGATATAGGAAAAAATTTATCAAAAAAATGTGATGTTATAAATGGAAAAGGAAAAGTTTTAATGCCTGCATTTATTGATTTACATGCACATTTTAGAGATCCTGGATTTACAGCAAAAGAAGATATAACAACTGGTAGTAAGGCAGCTGCAAAAGGAGGTTATACAACAGTAAATCTTATGGCAAATACAAATCCTGTGTGTTCGGATATTAAAATGGTTAATTATGTACAAGATAAGGCTAAAGCAGTGGGACTTGTAGATGTAAATCAAGTAGTGTCAATTACAAAAGATTTAAAGGGAGAAGATATTAGTCATATAGATAAATTACCATGCAGTACAAAGTTTGTATCAGATGATGGAAAAGGTGTTAAAGATAACAAAGTAATGATGGAAGCTATGGTTAAGGCAAAATCAAAAGGTATAACAGTAATATCTCATGCTGAGAGTCCTGAAATGAGTAATATGGATATGAGAATGGCAGAAAACCTTATGACTTGGAGAGATATAGCACTTAGTAAGTTTACACATTGTAAGCTTCATATGGCTCATGTTAGTACCAAAGAAGCAATAAATTATGTAAGAGAGGCTAAAGAAAAAGGGGCAAAGGTAACATGTGAGGTAACACCACATCATTTAGCTTTAGTAGGAGAAGAAGTATATAGAGTTAATCCACCTATTAGAGAAAAGGATGATGTTGATGCATTAATTAAGGGAATAAAGGATGGAACGGTAGATGTAATAGCTACAGACCATGCACCACATACTGAAGAAGATAAGAAAAAGGGAGCTCCTGGAATTTCAGGAATTGAAACAAGCTTTGCTATATGTTACACAAAACTCGTTCGAGAAGAAAGTATATCACTAAATAAATTGTCAGAACTTATGTCTAAAAGACCTGGAGAAATAATGAACTTAAATAAGGGTCAAGTAACAGTAGGATTTGATGGAGATTTTGTGTTAGTGGATTTAGAACAGGAATACAAAATAGATTCAGATAAGTTTGTATCAAAAGGTAAGAATACACCTTTTAATGGTAGAACTGTTTGGGGAGAAGTTGTTATGACTATTAAAGGTGGAAAAATAGTATATCAAAAATAA
- the pyrF gene encoding orotidine-5'-phosphate decarboxylase, which translates to MIIDRLYEEVQKKGNVCVGLDTDLSYIPEWFLKKYEDIDYALFNFNKKIIDATYDKVACYKVQIAYYEAYGIKGLMAYKKTLEYIRKIGCLAISDVKRGDIAKTAEMYAKAHFEGDFESDFMTVNPYMGMDSIEPYMPYMKNKEKGLFVLIRTSNPGSKDFEYIQSSAGRRVYEAVGEKIESLSKSVMGKYGYSSIGGVVGCTTLEDGKEIRKRFNKTFFLIPGFGAQGGGAKEARVYLKDGNGGVVNSSRGILLAYRKYENGEKNFDECSRKEVIKMQKELWGE; encoded by the coding sequence ATGATTATAGATAGACTGTATGAGGAAGTTCAGAAAAAGGGAAATGTTTGTGTTGGACTTGATACGGATTTGAGTTATATTCCAGAATGGTTTTTAAAAAAATATGAAGATATAGATTATGCATTGTTTAACTTTAATAAAAAGATAATAGATGCTACATATGATAAAGTGGCATGTTACAAGGTTCAGATAGCCTATTATGAAGCTTATGGAATAAAGGGACTTATGGCATACAAGAAAACACTAGAATATATAAGAAAAATAGGATGTCTCGCTATATCAGATGTAAAAAGAGGAGATATTGCAAAAACGGCTGAAATGTATGCAAAGGCTCATTTTGAAGGGGATTTCGAATCAGATTTTATGACTGTAAATCCATATATGGGAATGGATAGTATAGAACCGTATATGCCATATATGAAAAATAAAGAAAAGGGACTGTTTGTGTTAATAAGAACATCTAACCCTGGCTCTAAAGATTTTGAATACATTCAAAGTAGTGCTGGAAGAAGAGTTTATGAAGCAGTTGGAGAAAAAATAGAGAGTTTAAGCAAAAGTGTTATGGGTAAGTATGGATATAGCTCAATTGGGGGCGTTGTTGGATGCACAACTTTAGAGGATGGCAAAGAAATTAGAAAAAGATTCAATAAAACCTTCTTTTTAATACCAGGATTCGGTGCACAAGGTGGAGGTGCAAAAGAAGCAAGAGTATATCTTAAAGATGGAAATGGTGGGGTTGTAAATTCATCAAGAGGTATTCTGCTTGCATACAGGAAATATGAAAATGGAGAAAAGAACTTTGATGAATGTTCAAGAAAAGAAGTTATAAAAATGCAAAAAGAGCTTTGGGGGGAGTAG
- a CDS encoding dihydroorotate dehydrogenase electron transfer subunit — translation MEYSAKKVKENVEISPGIFKLTIEGNFNTKPGQFYMLKAWREGVILPRPISIYDASDNKINFLYSVVGKGTELLSKLRCNDELEIMGSLGNGFDVNSMKGKVAIVTGGIGIAPMNYLIKQLKECEIDLYCGFRSEEFGVNELKRYVKSTNIATENGKEGYKGYVTDLLEPEEYDVVICCGPEIMMKKVVSMCKEKGTEVYVSMENRMACGVGACLVCTCKTHNGNKRTCKDGPVFNGKDLVFDD, via the coding sequence ATGGAGTATTCAGCGAAAAAAGTAAAAGAAAATGTAGAAATTTCCCCGGGAATATTTAAGCTTACTATAGAAGGAAATTTTAATACAAAACCGGGTCAATTCTATATGCTAAAGGCATGGAGAGAAGGAGTAATTCTTCCAAGACCAATAAGTATATATGATGCAAGCGATAATAAAATAAATTTTCTCTATTCAGTAGTTGGAAAAGGTACAGAATTATTAAGTAAGTTAAGATGTAATGATGAATTAGAAATAATGGGATCACTAGGTAATGGATTTGATGTGAATTCTATGAAAGGAAAAGTAGCCATAGTAACAGGTGGCATAGGTATAGCACCTATGAATTATTTAATAAAGCAGCTTAAAGAATGTGAAATAGATTTATACTGTGGATTTAGGAGTGAAGAGTTTGGAGTTAATGAGTTAAAAAGATATGTGAAGTCCACTAATATAGCTACGGAAAATGGTAAAGAAGGTTATAAAGGGTATGTAACAGATTTATTAGAACCAGAAGAATATGATGTTGTTATATGTTGTGGACCTGAAATTATGATGAAAAAAGTTGTTAGTATGTGTAAAGAAAAAGGCACAGAAGTATATGTATCTATGGAAAATAGAATGGCATGTGGAGTTGGAGCTTGTCTTGTATGTACCTGCAAGACTCATAATGGCAATAAAAGAACATGTAAAGATGGACCAGTTTTTAACGGAAAGGATTTGGTTTTTGATGACTAA
- a CDS encoding dihydroorotate dehydrogenase, whose product MTNINICGVNLKNPVIAASGTFGFGEEYKEIFDVSKLGGISTKGLTINPKEGNDGIRIWETASGIMNSVGLQNPGVDAFIKDKFPKMKKLDTVIFANLGGGSIEDYLMGVEKLNKVDVDIIELNISCPNVKHGGMAFGIKSQVAYDVVSKVRNICEKPLIVKLSPNAENIVEMAESCCKAGADGISLVNTFKGMAINIKQRKSVFNNIYAGLSGPAIKPIALRMVHEVCKNIDIPVIGMGGIVSAEDAIEFIMAGATAIQVGTANFIKPNIALDIIKGIEKFMLYEGIKNIEEIRGIV is encoded by the coding sequence ATGACTAATATAAATATATGTGGAGTTAATTTAAAAAATCCTGTAATTGCTGCATCGGGAACCTTTGGATTTGGAGAAGAGTATAAAGAAATATTTGATGTATCAAAGCTTGGAGGAATATCAACTAAAGGACTTACTATAAATCCTAAAGAAGGTAATGATGGAATTAGAATATGGGAAACAGCTAGTGGAATTATGAATAGTGTTGGACTTCAAAATCCAGGAGTGGATGCATTTATAAAAGATAAATTTCCTAAAATGAAAAAATTAGATACTGTAATATTTGCAAATCTTGGTGGAGGCTCTATTGAAGATTATTTAATGGGAGTTGAAAAATTAAATAAAGTTGATGTAGATATAATTGAACTTAACATATCATGTCCCAATGTAAAACATGGAGGAATGGCATTTGGTATAAAGTCTCAAGTTGCTTATGATGTAGTGTCTAAGGTAAGAAATATATGTGAAAAACCACTTATAGTAAAATTATCACCTAATGCAGAAAATATAGTTGAAATGGCGGAGTCATGCTGCAAGGCAGGAGCGGATGGAATTTCACTTGTAAATACTTTTAAAGGAATGGCAATAAATATAAAACAAAGAAAATCTGTATTTAATAATATATATGCTGGTTTGTCAGGTCCTGCAATAAAACCAATAGCACTTAGAATGGTACATGAGGTATGTAAAAATATAGATATCCCTGTAATTGGTATGGGAGGTATAGTATCAGCAGAAGATGCTATAGAGTTTATAATGGCTGGAGCTACAGCAATACAAGTAGGAACAGCAAATTTTATAAAACCTAATATAGCACTAGATATTATAAAAGGAATAGAAAAGTTTATGTTATATGAGGGTATAAAAAATATAGAAGAAATCAGAGGCATAGTTTAA
- the pyrE gene encoding orotate phosphoribosyltransferase, with the protein MSNNINVIEILKEVGALLEGHFLLSSGRHSNRYVQCARLLQYPDRAEKVLSVIHDKVKDLDFDIVLGPAMGGVIVAYELGRQIGKPAIFTERVDGKMALRRGFEIQKGQKVLITEDVVTTGKSSMETAEVIKSLGGEVIGIACIADRKSSNIDYPVYSAIELEIESYEKENCPLCKEGIPYVKPGSRKIK; encoded by the coding sequence ATGAGTAATAATATAAATGTTATAGAGATATTAAAAGAGGTAGGAGCATTATTAGAAGGACACTTTTTACTATCATCAGGAAGACATAGTAATAGATATGTGCAATGTGCAAGATTACTACAATATCCAGATAGAGCAGAGAAGGTTTTAAGTGTAATTCACGATAAAGTAAAAGATTTAGACTTCGATATAGTTCTAGGACCAGCTATGGGTGGGGTAATAGTTGCATATGAACTGGGACGTCAAATTGGAAAGCCTGCTATATTTACTGAAAGAGTAGATGGTAAAATGGCATTAAGACGTGGATTTGAAATACAAAAAGGACAAAAAGTTTTAATAACGGAGGATGTAGTAACAACAGGAAAATCATCAATGGAGACAGCAGAAGTTATTAAAAGTTTAGGTGGAGAGGTTATAGGAATTGCATGTATAGCAGATAGAAAAAGTAGTAATATAGATTATCCAGTATATAGTGCTATAGAACTTGAAATAGAAAGTTATGAAAAAGAAAATTGTCCATTATGTAAAGAGGGAATTCCATATGTTAAACCAGGTAGTAGAAAGATAAAATAA